In the genome of Primulina eburnea isolate SZY01 chromosome 13, ASM2296580v1, whole genome shotgun sequence, the window tttttatttgatttaaacATTGATTATCCAAAAGAAAATTTATATcatcataatttttttagtacaaTGTCATTAAAAAACCCTATATCATATAAAACTTATTTTGATTACTTTtaaatctcttttttttttttttgtgtacaTGCATAGTATAAACTACTTTCAcattatgtaaaaatatatttcTAAGTTGTCAAATTTCTAACTTTGAAATTAGTTCtattgatatgaatatgatatAATATCTAAATTATGTTATTTCTAACAAATGTGAGAAAATGGACAATGAGGTGAATGTGagttatttttttcaaaaaaaaaaaagaaagaaaagaaaatagcAATCATTGCCTACTCTTGCATATCAAAGCAAATAAATCCTCcactttatattttttattctatacgatattttcattaaaaattagtcttttaaaaatttaaaatacaaattataTTCAttgtaataatataatattcttaTAGGCAAtaatactaaaaaaaattacctaTGAATAATGACCATTAAATATCTTAATATAGAGACTGATCAATTATGTTTTAGATTTGATCTTAAAATGTGAACACCAATATTGTCAAGAAATTCCTActagatgttttaataattggGCCCGGGGAATAACGATATGCTCCACTTAACTTTATTTGTACAATCTTATCCAACCGGGTGAACCTATTGTCAAAGTTGACCAAAGCTTTTGGCAAATTCAACGAGtcaattatataaattaaatatgtcCATATTGTTATTTCCTAGTTATAGTACCTTtgattatatacatatatgatgaatatacatattttttttaatgatggaACTCATAGCGGCTATTTTTTGACCTCGAAGTTAACGCAGTAATCTacaaattatattaattaaaaaaatattattgagtAAATTATGTACGATACGATCGTCCAAAAAAATCTTAAGAAAACGTACTTTAATGAGTCGTTCACATATGCTTTAAGGTGCCACTAACGTGGGAGCCACCCTTGAGGTTGCCCGACCCCTCAACTTCGAGGGTTTTAGCTTTTAGACTTTAAATTTTTAGGAATCTTGGTACATTTTTAACTTCTTGGCACCCtgaaagataaaagaaaaaggaCAAAACCTGATTGATagagataaaaataaaatgcataTATTCATATTTCTGTGTTAGAGAACACTATAAATATGACAATTTATAGATGCGTTAAAAAAATGTTCTAGAAAATTAATGAATTGTTCGCAACATTTATtagaatatataaaataaatttggtgcatatatattatattttgagACGATCTCGAtcatgaatctttatttgtgagcgAGTCaactatatttatatttaaaatatattgggTCTTGCGCTTATCTCACCTTAGGATAAGATTTGTTGGCCTAAGTTTAGGCCCTGATAGATAGAAAGAATATGAATGGGCCGGAAGGAAAAGGCCCATCAAAATACTTGTAAAAATGAGCGGTTTGTCATAATTCCGCTAAAAGGGTCAAATTAAGATCAGGTCCTCCTAAATTTAAAAACCTTGACATTACCAGACTACCACCTCTGCCATTATGCCGACTGACACTATAGATATAAACGAATCGAATCGATTCACGAGTTATtcgaataatattttattagtaTTTGAACTTTTTTCGAGCTGAACTCGAGTCCAAGTTATTTTGTTCGATAATTTACGAGCTGCTCACGAGCTTTAGTATTTTgtcaatataatataattatatattaaataaataaatttgaacTTATTTtcgaataataatttaaatagttCACGAGCATGTTTGGTTTTTTCGACCAGAACTCGAAGTCGAGCTTTAATTTGAACAAATGTCGagccaaaatttttaaaattttcaaacttcGAATCAAGCCCGAGCTCGAATATAACTAATTCTAGCTGAATTCAAACATTCAATTTTTCGACATATTCGACTCAATTCGATTCATTGGCAAACCTAATGACCACCAATCGTACCACCACGACTATCAATACTATCCCGATTAGCACACTATTATCATCATTACTATTATAATTACTACCACCATTATAACTATTATTATCATCACGACCATCATTGTCACCATTGTGCTATAACAAAGATCGATGTGAGTTGACTCGACTCGTTTTGATATATCTAATTTATTCTATCATCATCGCAGATTTACTATCGTCATTGTGAATTTAAATCAGTATTACTATTATTGCCATAACTGTCAATACTACTGGTGTTTACCAAATTTGGAATCGGGTAATGTCGCTGGTGTTTTGTTAATCATCCCCACTCGGGAAGAGATACATTGGACCTGGCTTCTTGGTCCTTTCTCGATGCAACACTTTAACCAACATGTCCACTAGCAATGTGTGCATGAACAATAAAAGAACACTTCGTTCCATTTATTTATTCACTTCATTTGTCGGAATAAAAATGCATATTATACAttacaaaaacttatgtgagacgatcttatgggtcttattttgtgagatatatctcgtatttgggtcatccatgaaaaaatattactctttatgcttagagtattactttttattgtgaatatcggtagagttgacccgtctcacagataaagatttgtgagactgtctcacaaaaacCTACTCATTGTACATTGCGTTAACAATTAAATgtagtatattgatttattttatCTCCATATTTATCACAACAGGAGCAATTTTTTTTCAAGACAATGAAACTTGGAACTACTAGATAAATTTCGGGTTAACGTTCAGATAAATCAAACAATGTTTGACGAGCGTACTCGAAAactattaataaaaaatcaaatttataatCATTGATCAAACATTTATATATTCGATGAATATGACATGTCACAGGTCGACATGGTCTCATCTAATTGACAGATGATGGCAAGGAATAACAATTGCAGTGTGTCAAACAAaagtattattaaaaataacgATAGGGTTTCATTTTGAAGAAAACGAAGGGGTAAATATTATCaatcaatttattttattatatatatatatataaatagctAAATTGGTCTCTTTGTAATTCGAAGGGCCGACCAAAAAATATTGTCCACGACGATTGGTTAAATAAGCCAACTATcgacaaaataaataatttgctacgatttgcatgattataaaaaatacaaaatggTGGAGCAATACGTGGATCCACCAGttgtataaattataattaaaaataaataaattcccatgctataattcatatattattTTCGATTAATTATTACAGCAGAACTTATAAAACATTGTTAGTCAAATGATGCTCGTGTATTTTGGGATTATGTGTTTAAAATTAAGATTTCAGTTATCCAAtctattataaatttttttatatacataattaaaattttctttctttttttttccttgtTAGCAACTAGGTTTTATCTTATACTACATCGCGGATAATAAGAGgaagagtagatctcttgtgagacggtctcctgaatctttatatgtgagacgggtcaatcctaccgataatcagaataaaaaaataatattcttagcataaaaagtaatatttgttcatggataactcaaataaaatatctgtatcataaaatacgacccgtaagaccgtcacACACAAATACAACCTAATAATCTAtaactttaaatattttatatgatttaagtaaaaaattgaataaaataaaaatatataatttaaacaagaatatatatatatatatatatatagttttgatatcctgcatACCTACCGTGCACACATTTGTGAGCACCAATGatgtgtcactcacccattggatgtgatgaaatatagaaaaattatgcatccaatgggtgagtgacacctcattggtgctcacaaaggtgtgcacggtaggtgtgcaggatatcaaaattatatatatatatatatatatatatatatatatatatatatatatatataatatttagaaATGAATATCATGATTTGACTCATGATCAAACTGGCTTCGTCTGTTCTCCTCCCATAATGGTAGCGAGAATAGATTCAAAGAACCGGAGAAATCGATCTCCTTATTTATAGCTGCCATCGAATGTGGCTAACGCTTCTCTCTCCATTCTTCACGAAGAACAACACATACTATTTGTTCCTTAATTTCTTCGACAATAGAGCAGTAGAGAGATGAAAGAAATGATGGGAGTGATGAACAGAAGGTGTTCTCACACTTCTCACATCACAGCGATCATTATCACCAGCTTTTTTCGTCACAAAATCTGCATATCCTGATAGTTTGGCCAATCCTCAAGCCTACCGCCGGTAAAGGGCCTGCGATTTTTTTCTTCTCACGGTAAACTAAAGTAAAGTAAAATCAGCGGTGCCGATTGCCAAAAGTGGcagattcttgaaaatttcattGTTGTTCTGTACTGCTGCCAGCTGTTCtctgtaaaaataaataaatctacATATATAGAAATGATGATGCGTGGGGGGATGATCTGTGGTGGTGGTGGTCGTGGCCCTGTTCCGAATCAGAAGCAGAAACTCAAGATTTCTTCTCTTGATCAGCCTTTTGATTCAATCTTCGCGTCAGCTTCGTCAAATCCTTTTACTGGTACGTGTTTACTGATTTTGGTGGTAGAATCTGCGTTGAATTCTGTTGAAGTCGCTTTTCCAAAAGTGGAgctgatgaattttatgttttcttGACAACTTTTACTCGGTGATTGATATGATACGTATTTCTGCAAAGTTGGCGCGGAAGCGATTCTACGccgtttttattttattttttgattttttggtgatagttcttgatttttttttttttttggtgtttcTTATTTGAAGAGTGGCTTTGAGACATGAAGGATCCTATTGCCTCTCCATAAAACGGAGAATTAAATGAAATATTGAACCTTCAAATGGATTGAGTCACCCACTAGTTCCAATTTCTTCTACTTTGAGAGTGGTGTATAAAGATCCTAACGAGCTTCATTTTTCTCCCTTGAGCTTGCTTTGATTTTACTTCATTTTTattgtttagattgttttaggTGAGATGTGATACAATTTTTTGTCATTTTATTTGAACCAGCAAGTGGTGACTTAACGTATGTTAAGTGACTAAGCTCGCGTAACTCATAATTCACAAAAGAAATAAGCTTGGGTGTGGATCCAAATTTGGGGGACTTTGTCTCCCTATTGGTGAGCTCCTCTATGAAATTTGAGGATAACTTTCTTCGGAGCCTCCGTTTTAGTCACACGCCATAATCATTGTTATTGCTGCTATTTTCTTGATATGAGTCAGTAAGCATTGTATTGCTGATTGAGTTCTGTTTCAGGCTCAGGGGCCATGGTTAATTTTGGAGCTTTTGGTGTAAACATGTCTGGCAACTTGTTTTGTCGATCTTTCGACCAAGAAGAGATAAGTGGAGATGAGTACTTGGATGAGTATCTCAATCATCCCGAGAAGAAGAGGCGTCTTACAGTTGATCAAGTTCAGTTTCTTGAAAAGAGCTTTGAGGCTGAAAATAAACTCGAACCAGATATAAAGAACCAGCTCGCTTTGGAGCTCGGCTTGAAGCCTCGGCAGATTGCAATATGGTTCCAAAACCGCAGGGCTCGGTTGAGGACAAAACAAGTAGAAACTGATTATGAGACGTTATTCGAAAAATATAATTGCCTGAAAACCGATTACGATAACCTTCTCAAGGAGAATGAAAAACTCAATCTACAGGTGACGATGCTCGATCATTTCTAAGTGTTCTTTATTTAAATGAGAAATGGAGAAGCTACATATCTGAACAGTTTATGTTTAGACATTGTTATATTTCATAGCTGCGTGCTCGTGGTGATACTAGTTTGCCGTGCAGTTTATTCACCTTAAAGAAAATCTTAATGCTAAAGAAAAAGAGAAGGAAAACTCGCAATCTTGCGTCGTGAAAGGGTTGCCTGAATCATGGATTGAAAAACCAATTTCTGCTACGGTTTCTAAAGACGAAGGATCCACAGTGTTGGCGGTGGCATGTATGAATGAAGATCAAAGCGAAGCCAGAAGTGATTCAAGTACTGGTACAGATGGCCTACGTTACAACAATGGGACTCGCTCTTTGCTCTTGGAAAAAGTTGATTCTTCTCTAGTTTTTGAACCTGATCAGACGGATTTTTCAAATGAATCTTTGCAACTTGCTTACAACTCTCCAAAGATCGAAGAAGGTTACTGCCACGCCCTCACTGCAAACTCATGGTTTCCGATTGAAGACCATGGTTTTAGTTTCTGGTCATATTGAGTTCCGCCTGTGTGTATATTTATTTTCTTCTTTCACTTCAAGCTTCTTCATGGCAGTATATGAAAGTACATTTGACAATATATGCACTTGTTTCGTTTTCTAGCTATGTTTTAAACAGCTACTACCTTTTTGTACTCTTGTTTTGGCACAATCTTTGTGGATTGGACTTGCTTAGAAACTGATTCTGATGATAAACAAGAGTACTAATTTGTATCGACCATTTCAGTCCTGTGTTGGAATATGGGTATGTTCTTCAAATTCTTTCTCGCGATGAATCTTGTGGAGGAAACGGCGATATACTGCGCCCTACGGCAAACGTTGTGGCGTGCACAAGTATCGAGTTTATATTGCTTGGTAAAGA includes:
- the LOC140808638 gene encoding homeobox-leucine zipper protein HOX16-like translates to MMMRGGMICGGGGRGPVPNQKQKLKISSLDQPFDSIFASASSNPFTGSGAMVNFGAFGVNMSGNLFCRSFDQEEISGDEYLDEYLNHPEKKRRLTVDQVQFLEKSFEAENKLEPDIKNQLALELGLKPRQIAIWFQNRRARLRTKQVETDYETLFEKYNCLKTDYDNLLKENEKLNLQFIHLKENLNAKEKEKENSQSCVVKGLPESWIEKPISATVSKDEGSTVLAVACMNEDQSEARSDSSTGTDGLRYNNGTRSLLLEKVDSSLVFEPDQTDFSNESLQLAYNSPKIEEGYCHALTANSWFPIEDHGFSFWSY